The Halalkalibacter krulwichiae genome has a segment encoding these proteins:
- a CDS encoding AAA family ATPase, with product MSRLILLNLIIQGNNYKRTIEFNKGLTIISGEKTSGKSLILSLIDYCLGKSSKIDLNVQRELDEKCDEVFLELKIGNEVLTLRRLLKQKQTKISIYFCNYNNLDEYTPKILDIKDAMKILMNKLNINEYKLIRHQKHSNQKEIDTVSFRDIFRFVYIHQHELGTGDFLEKKSTFKAVKNPHAFKMMFNLVDVDKETLNEQLVKVQNNIDKTKRELFGLNSYLEDLDALDRVELQLKVKKQLSDIEDKKKFKADVLNKSISKSNENNENKMYIKLKNDFKDISNKIYELQNKKRHLQISVQSKQILIKEYEDEYKEIEETLELNYKLIIPNQSIECPLCSSKVSGHVHNQNVAHNENAEKTLNKVKKQIVNKINLVEDLIEKELKQTEEINKEIVILTEKQSIFNNALKQYSKKTEVPYLSQIDSINSIITKLSKDLESLKEGLRIHNKVDEKEKLITDLELEETRLLKDIAALQVSNEKKDKVFKYLNKEYKAFMERLKYETKNETFIHQEQMIPYYNGASVYAHESGGLLECMQLSFIGAILKSKTEGYSPGHPGLLLLDSLSKYVGTLANNETKKEESVSNEKINDPEVYDEFFKILIELSSDHQIILVENTPPVKYGSSYTKYTFYSGKKGLIDEEKNEIKDIFSE from the coding sequence TTGAGCCGACTTATTCTCCTAAATTTAATAATTCAAGGTAATAATTATAAAAGAACAATCGAATTTAATAAGGGTCTAACAATAATAAGTGGAGAAAAGACTTCAGGAAAGTCACTTATACTAAGCTTAATAGATTATTGTTTAGGGAAGTCAAGTAAAATTGATTTGAACGTTCAACGCGAATTAGATGAAAAGTGCGACGAAGTATTTCTTGAATTGAAAATTGGTAATGAAGTACTTACTCTAAGAAGACTATTAAAGCAAAAACAAACTAAGATTAGTATTTATTTTTGTAATTATAATAATCTAGATGAATATACACCTAAAATACTTGATATTAAAGATGCAATGAAAATATTAATGAATAAATTAAATATTAACGAATATAAATTAATACGTCATCAAAAGCATAGTAATCAAAAAGAGATAGACACTGTTTCTTTTAGAGACATTTTTAGGTTTGTTTATATTCATCAGCATGAATTAGGAACAGGTGATTTTTTAGAGAAAAAAAGCACGTTTAAGGCAGTAAAAAATCCTCATGCTTTTAAAATGATGTTTAATCTAGTAGATGTGGATAAAGAAACTTTAAATGAACAATTGGTGAAAGTGCAAAATAACATAGACAAAACAAAAAGGGAGTTATTTGGATTAAATTCTTATCTTGAAGATTTAGATGCACTTGATAGAGTAGAGCTTCAATTAAAGGTGAAAAAACAACTTTCAGATATAGAAGATAAAAAGAAGTTTAAAGCTGACGTTTTAAATAAAAGTATTTCCAAAAGTAATGAGAACAACGAAAATAAGATGTATATAAAACTAAAAAATGATTTCAAAGATATTTCTAATAAGATTTATGAGTTACAAAATAAAAAGAGACATCTTCAAATTTCAGTACAGTCAAAACAAATATTAATCAAAGAATATGAGGATGAATATAAAGAAATAGAAGAAACTTTGGAATTGAATTATAAACTTATAATTCCAAATCAGAGCATAGAATGTCCATTATGCAGTTCTAAAGTATCAGGACATGTACATAACCAAAATGTTGCCCACAATGAGAATGCTGAAAAAACACTAAATAAAGTAAAAAAACAAATAGTAAATAAAATAAATCTCGTAGAAGATTTAATTGAAAAAGAATTAAAGCAAACAGAGGAAATCAATAAAGAAATTGTTATATTAACAGAAAAACAATCCATCTTTAATAATGCTTTAAAACAATACTCAAAAAAAACAGAGGTGCCTTACTTATCACAGATTGATAGTATAAACTCAATTATTACTAAATTATCTAAAGACTTAGAGTCACTAAAAGAGGGTTTAAGAATTCATAATAAAGTTGATGAAAAAGAGAAATTAATAACTGACCTAGAATTGGAAGAGACTCGATTACTAAAGGATATAGCAGCCCTACAGGTAAGCAATGAGAAGAAAGATAAAGTATTTAAATACCTTAACAAAGAATATAAGGCCTTTATGGAAAGATTAAAGTATGAAACAAAAAATGAAACTTTTATTCATCAGGAGCAAATGATACCATACTATAATGGAGCCAGTGTTTATGCTCATGAAAGTGGTGGATTATTAGAGTGTATGCAACTCTCTTTCATTGGAGCAATTTTGAAAAGTAAAACTGAAGGTTATTCCCCAGGTCACCCTGGATTACTACTTCTAGACTCACTTAGCAAATACGTGGGTACTTTGGCAAATAATGAAACTAAAAAAGAAGAATCTGTTTCAAATGAAAAAATTAATGACCCTGAAGTTTACGACGAATTTTTTAAGATTCTTATAGAGTTAAGCTCTGACCATCAAATTATTCTAGTCGAAAATACCCCACCCGTAAAATATGGTTCATCATATACAAAATATACATTTTACAGTGGTAAAAAAGGATTGATTGATGAAGAAAAGAACGAAATAAAAGATATCTTTAGTGAATAA
- the tnpA gene encoding IS66 family insertion sequence element accessory protein TnpA: MKRKEKHDLWKKRMEAYEASGETIPKWVSKQDDITEYQFHYWRKKIKEEGNSDSSDEVSRTWTSFDVPTFTTTSIEVRLDDLSVYIPENVSEEHLSRVLRVLRNG, from the coding sequence ATGAAACGTAAAGAAAAACACGATTTGTGGAAAAAACGCATGGAGGCATACGAAGCCAGCGGGGAGACGATCCCAAAATGGGTATCTAAACAAGATGACATTACAGAATATCAATTCCACTATTGGCGAAAGAAGATCAAGGAAGAAGGAAACTCAGATTCAAGTGATGAGGTAAGCCGCACCTGGACATCTTTTGATGTCCCTACCTTCACCACCACATCCATTGAAGTGAGACTAGATGATCTGTCTGTCTATATTCCTGAAAATGTGAGTGAAGAACATTTGTCTCGTGTACTACGCGTGTTGAGAAATGGATGA
- the tnpB gene encoding IS66 family insertion sequence element accessory protein TnpB (TnpB, as the term is used for proteins encoded by IS66 family insertion elements, is considered an accessory protein, since TnpC, encoded by a neighboring gene, is a DDE family transposase.) has protein sequence MINQRSIDKVYLAKGSTDLRKSIDGLAAIVQESFQLDPFSPCLFVFCNRQRDKIKILHWEHNGFWLYYRRLEKGTFPWPEDSSSSPQMISHRQFRWLLDGLSIDQKSAHPKVTAQRVI, from the coding sequence ATGATCAATCAACGCTCCATTGATAAAGTCTACCTTGCAAAAGGGAGTACAGACTTACGAAAATCCATTGATGGACTTGCGGCTATCGTACAAGAAAGCTTTCAATTAGATCCCTTCTCCCCATGTCTATTTGTTTTCTGTAATAGACAACGAGATAAGATCAAAATCCTTCACTGGGAACATAATGGATTTTGGCTCTATTATCGCCGTTTAGAAAAAGGTACGTTCCCTTGGCCAGAAGATTCATCTTCTTCTCCGCAAATGATTAGCCACCGTCAGTTCCGTTGGTTACTTGACGGCCTTTCTATTGATCAAAAATCTGCACATCCAAAAGTTACCGCACAGCGAGTCATTTAA
- the tnpC gene encoding IS66 family transposase has product MKTTETTSQPTTEELEERVSSLEEQNAELTAKIKWYEEQFRLSKQRQFGTSSEKTNADQLELPLFNEVEITADPSIEEPTVETITYERKKTKGQRDSKLENLPKEVIEYRLPEEDQVCLCCNGKLHEMSTEVRRELKVIPAEVKVIEHVQHVYACRRCERESTETPIVKASMPKSVFPKSLASPSAMAYIMNQKYVEGLPLYRQEQQFARLGIFLSRQTLANWVLYGANTWLNLIYDRMYQYLMNLDIAHADETTLQVLREPDRPSTATSYLWLYRSGQEGHPIVLFDYQQTRASKHPRKFLSPFQGYLHVDGYAGYNGIPNIKLVGCWAHARRKFDEALKALPKEQQSKDVTAKEGLKFCNQLFAIEREIKDLSFSERHQVRLEKSRPLLDAFSAWLRMQTPKVLPKSALGQAIKYCRNQWDKLEAFLDDGRLEIDNNRSERSIKPFVIGRKNWIFANTPKGAKASAVTYSIVETAKENGLNPYQYLMHLFEELPNIDVSDEKAIDQLLPWSNSLPAHCRIQHDK; this is encoded by the coding sequence ATGAAAACTACAGAAACCACCTCTCAACCTACAACTGAAGAATTAGAAGAACGTGTCTCATCACTTGAGGAACAAAACGCAGAGCTGACGGCAAAAATTAAATGGTATGAGGAACAATTCCGTCTTAGTAAGCAACGCCAATTTGGTACTTCAAGTGAGAAGACAAATGCTGATCAGTTAGAATTGCCTCTTTTTAATGAGGTAGAAATTACTGCTGACCCATCGATTGAAGAACCTACGGTTGAAACCATTACGTACGAACGTAAAAAAACCAAAGGTCAACGTGATAGTAAACTTGAGAACCTTCCGAAGGAAGTTATTGAGTATCGATTACCTGAAGAAGATCAGGTTTGTTTGTGCTGCAATGGAAAGCTACATGAAATGTCAACAGAAGTACGACGTGAATTAAAAGTCATCCCAGCGGAAGTGAAGGTCATTGAACATGTTCAACATGTTTATGCGTGTCGCCGTTGTGAACGTGAAAGCACTGAGACTCCTATTGTTAAAGCTTCTATGCCGAAATCTGTTTTTCCAAAGAGTCTTGCTTCGCCATCTGCGATGGCCTACATCATGAATCAAAAATATGTAGAAGGGCTTCCATTATACCGTCAAGAACAGCAATTTGCTCGTCTTGGTATCTTTTTGTCACGCCAAACATTAGCTAATTGGGTTCTTTATGGTGCTAATACATGGTTAAACCTCATCTATGATCGAATGTATCAATATCTGATGAATCTTGATATTGCTCATGCTGACGAAACGACGCTGCAAGTGCTACGAGAGCCAGATCGTCCATCAACAGCTACCTCTTACTTATGGCTTTATCGTTCAGGACAGGAAGGCCATCCGATTGTATTGTTTGATTACCAGCAAACACGAGCAAGTAAACATCCTAGAAAGTTTTTATCTCCTTTCCAAGGATACTTACATGTAGATGGATATGCTGGATACAATGGAATTCCAAACATAAAGTTAGTTGGTTGTTGGGCACACGCTCGTCGAAAATTTGATGAAGCTTTAAAGGCTTTGCCTAAAGAACAACAGTCGAAAGATGTCACAGCCAAAGAAGGCTTGAAGTTCTGTAACCAACTATTTGCGATTGAACGAGAAATCAAAGATTTGTCGTTCTCTGAACGTCATCAAGTACGTCTAGAAAAAAGTCGACCACTTCTTGACGCTTTTTCAGCATGGCTTCGCATGCAAACGCCAAAAGTATTACCAAAGAGTGCACTAGGACAAGCGATCAAATACTGTCGAAATCAATGGGATAAGCTAGAGGCTTTCTTAGATGATGGCAGACTGGAAATTGATAATAATAGAAGTGAGAGATCCATTAAGCCGTTTGTGATTGGCAGAAAGAACTGGATTTTTGCCAACACTCCGAAAGGAGCAAAGGCAAGTGCTGTGACTTATAGTATTGTAGAAACTGCCAAAGAAAATGGCCTCAACCCTTATCAATACTTAATGCACTTGTTTGAGGAGCTTCCCAATATAGATGTGAGTGATGAAAAAGCCATTGATCAATTGCTTCCTTGGTCAAACAGTCTTCCGGCTCACTGTCGTATTCAACATGATAAGTAG
- a CDS encoding DNA alkylation repair protein, with protein sequence MQVQDLTIQFREIENKEKATVMSAYMKNQFQFLGIQTPERRRISAQLFKKWEVGKKPIDWKFIFDLWEQSEREYQYVGVDYLRKSKNYLFADDLTQIKEIITVKSWWDTVDLIASGVVGYIVRTFPEQAKVMDGWIKDDNMWVKRTAILHQLSFKEYTDEERLFYYCEKHANDTEFFIAKAIGWALRQHGKTNPQSVIEFVERTAIQNLSKREALKHLK encoded by the coding sequence GTGCAAGTTCAAGACTTAACCATTCAATTTAGAGAAATAGAGAATAAAGAAAAGGCAACAGTGATGTCTGCCTATATGAAAAATCAGTTTCAATTTTTAGGAATTCAAACTCCTGAAAGAAGAAGGATTTCTGCCCAATTATTCAAAAAGTGGGAAGTAGGTAAAAAACCTATTGACTGGAAATTCATTTTTGATCTTTGGGAACAAAGCGAGAGGGAATATCAATATGTTGGAGTTGATTATTTAAGGAAATCAAAGAACTACTTATTTGCTGATGATTTAACACAAATTAAGGAGATAATAACTGTAAAATCATGGTGGGACACGGTCGACTTAATCGCAAGTGGTGTGGTTGGATATATTGTAAGAACATTTCCTGAACAAGCTAAGGTAATGGATGGTTGGATTAAAGATGATAACATGTGGGTAAAGAGAACAGCCATTTTGCACCAATTATCCTTTAAGGAATATACCGATGAAGAACGGCTGTTTTATTATTGTGAAAAGCATGCAAATGACACAGAATTTTTTATCGCAAAAGCTATAGGTTGGGCATTAAGACAACATGGCAAAACCAACCCACAATCGGTTATTGAATTTGTTGAAAGAACAGCAATTCAAAACCTTAGCAAGCGTGAAGCACTCAAACATTTGAAATAG
- a CDS encoding IS3 family transposase: protein MFNNQIVAYKLYTHQQIPLVIDTLDEALEKRGNPTYQNRIKEKNLVSSMSRRGNCWGNAVIESFHLNLKSEEFQYVKFNSLFLEQVKDRLDQFMRYYNNDRIQEKLGCHTPIEFGEMAAKEGVLLLSHMIRSVY from the coding sequence TTGTTTAATAATCAAATCGTTGCTTATAAGCTTTATACTCATCAACAAATCCCTTTAGTGATTGATACCTTGGATGAAGCACTAGAAAAGCGAGGAAACCCTACTTATCAAAATCGGATTAAAGAAAAGAATTTAGTCAGTAGTATGTCACGCCGGGGAAACTGTTGGGGCAACGCAGTCATTGAGTCTTTCCATTTGAACCTAAAATCAGAAGAATTTCAGTATGTAAAATTCAATTCTTTGTTTTTAGAACAAGTAAAGGATCGTTTAGATCAATTTATGAGGTATTATAACAATGATCGTATCCAAGAAAAACTAGGCTGCCACACACCAATAGAGTTTGGTGAAATGGCAGCCAAGGAAGGTGTTTTATTACTGTCTCATATGATTAGGTCAGTCTATTAA
- a CDS encoding IclR family transcriptional regulator: MEIAKKGTTIQSLQIGIGIVDLIAKEGRPLKFTEICELTKITKSNLYKYLNTLTQTGILYRDKETGSYVLGSKLIEYGMAATAEENVIDRITPYMQEINAKCLSTVLYSIWTNSGPMIVKEVNLKQGYNIGAQVGTLLPVLSANGKVFASFLEDKVVDEWIEKELVHLSEEQMQNFKKECQTIKQREIAFAREPLVSNVSSVAFPVFNYKKQLLGTVTVVGFSDMIPNGEEDELSQYLIRLSKEISATFGYKS, translated from the coding sequence ATGGAGATAGCAAAAAAGGGAACGACGATTCAATCATTACAAATTGGTATTGGTATCGTAGATTTAATTGCTAAAGAAGGAAGACCACTTAAATTTACCGAGATTTGCGAATTAACAAAAATTACAAAAAGCAATCTTTATAAATATTTGAATACGCTAACACAAACAGGTATTCTATATCGTGACAAGGAAACAGGCTCATACGTGCTAGGAAGTAAATTGATAGAATATGGGATGGCTGCTACTGCAGAGGAAAATGTAATTGATCGAATTACACCTTATATGCAAGAAATAAATGCAAAATGCTTAAGTACTGTACTTTATTCTATCTGGACTAATAGTGGGCCAATGATTGTTAAAGAGGTAAATCTAAAACAAGGATATAATATCGGAGCTCAAGTCGGGACATTACTTCCCGTTCTATCTGCAAATGGAAAAGTATTCGCTTCATTCCTAGAGGATAAAGTCGTAGATGAATGGATTGAAAAAGAACTTGTACACTTATCAGAAGAACAGATGCAAAATTTCAAAAAAGAGTGTCAAACAATTAAACAAAGAGAAATTGCTTTTGCTAGAGAACCATTAGTATCTAATGTGTCCTCTGTTGCTTTCCCCGTCTTTAATTATAAGAAACAACTTCTAGGAACCGTCACAGTTGTAGGATTCTCTGATATGATCCCTAATGGTGAAGAAGATGAACTTAGTCAGTACTTAATTCGCTTAAGTAAAGAGATCTCTGCAACTTTTGGTTACAAGTCATAG
- a CDS encoding fumarylacetoacetate hydrolase family protein translates to MKLITFKQAGVSRVGAIVNEEVIDLHASYKALLKSEGKIRAEQIAEAFVPSEMTGFLQGGKESLELARKAIDFALTIKEDDGYKLVYPYEDVKVEAPVPKPGKIFAVGHNYKEHILEMGRELPSNPVVFAKFANTLVGPQDDIPFHPVSEQLDYEAEFAFVIGKRAKNVSEEDALDYVAGYAVANDVTYRDIQRRTLQWLQGKTVDGSLPMGPWMVTADEIKDPQTLEMVLTVNGEERQRTNTANQVFTVKHLVSFLSNLATLEPGDIVITGTPGGVIQAMEPQVWLKDGDVVRVEIDQVGVLENTVRNVKGE, encoded by the coding sequence ATGAAATTAATTACGTTTAAGCAAGCTGGAGTGTCACGTGTAGGGGCAATTGTTAATGAGGAAGTAATTGATTTACATGCATCTTATAAAGCATTACTTAAATCTGAAGGGAAGATCCGTGCTGAGCAAATTGCAGAGGCATTTGTTCCTTCTGAAATGACTGGTTTCTTACAGGGTGGTAAAGAAAGTTTGGAGCTAGCTAGGAAGGCGATTGATTTTGCGTTAACAATTAAAGAAGATGATGGATATAAGCTTGTTTATCCATACGAAGATGTAAAAGTAGAAGCACCTGTTCCAAAGCCAGGAAAAATCTTCGCTGTAGGACACAACTATAAAGAGCATATTTTAGAAATGGGACGTGAACTTCCTTCAAATCCAGTTGTGTTTGCTAAGTTTGCTAATACACTTGTTGGTCCACAAGATGATATTCCATTCCATCCTGTTTCAGAACAGTTAGATTATGAGGCGGAATTTGCATTTGTGATTGGAAAGCGTGCGAAAAATGTATCAGAAGAAGACGCACTTGATTATGTTGCTGGTTATGCGGTTGCAAATGACGTGACATACCGTGACATTCAACGTCGTACACTTCAGTGGTTACAAGGTAAAACAGTAGATGGTAGTTTACCGATGGGACCTTGGATGGTAACTGCAGATGAAATTAAGGATCCACAAACATTGGAAATGGTCCTAACAGTCAATGGAGAAGAACGTCAACGTACAAACACTGCTAACCAAGTGTTCACTGTTAAACATTTAGTATCGTTCTTATCTAACCTAGCAACATTAGAGCCAGGTGATATCGTTATTACAGGAACTCCTGGTGGTGTCATCCAAGCAATGGAACCTCAAGTTTGGTTGAAAGATGGAGATGTAGTTCGTGTAGAGATTGACCAAGTCGGTGTGTTAGAAAATACAGTACGTAATGTAAAAGGAGAGTAA
- a CDS encoding DinB family protein yields MTQSNITSVNESIDRIIETVNGLSEETIRWNPTEDEWSIMQIMAHIVEALPYWVNEIQLLVETPGREWGRNHLHEPRLEAVKPETVDAISVEKMVKDLEQVKETVRSGIEHLTSKQLAAVATSVNPNFGTKPMQFIIDHLIDQHVNKHEGQIQRNLSKVATN; encoded by the coding sequence ATGACACAAAGCAATATTACTTCCGTAAATGAATCTATTGATCGAATCATTGAAACCGTGAATGGCTTATCTGAAGAAACAATTCGCTGGAATCCTACAGAAGACGAATGGTCAATCATGCAAATTATGGCGCATATTGTTGAAGCATTGCCATATTGGGTTAATGAGATCCAACTACTTGTTGAAACACCTGGTAGAGAATGGGGACGTAATCATCTTCATGAGCCACGTTTGGAAGCGGTTAAACCAGAGACTGTTGATGCGATTAGTGTAGAGAAAATGGTTAAAGATTTAGAGCAAGTTAAAGAAACGGTTAGATCTGGAATTGAACATTTAACTTCTAAGCAATTAGCGGCCGTAGCGACAAGTGTTAATCCAAATTTCGGAACGAAACCAATGCAATTTATTATCGATCACTTAATTGATCAACATGTTAACAAGCATGAAGGTCAAATTCAGCGTAACTTGTCAAAAGTAGCAACGAATTAA
- a CDS encoding FAD-dependent monooxygenase, with translation MLKKDSMIIVGGGIGGLAAALAAAEAGQKTTILEQAPEFGEVGAGIQMAPNAMAVLDRFGVSEEIAKIAVFPKRLVLKDVYTAEELTTLDLGDEFKERYGFPYIVLHRSDLHRVLLEACEKSPLVELVTNQHIETVEETADGVVVTNASGEQMIGKALIGADGLKSKTRSLFVDDEPICSEYVAYRGTIPIAEISDDANMDDVIMWIGPNLHVVQYPVRRGELYNQVVVFKSYNYKEGIADSEWGTPEEMDKVFEGAHPKVEKALSYISRQIRWPMYDRLPIPNWTKGNITLLGDAAHPMLQYLAQGGVQALEDASYLADMLNEHGNNYEKAFKAFEQERQPRTAKVQRTARTWGEIIHAEDEVSILLRNTIFKQREANDFSYTDWLYGQKYGQGTKKKVTN, from the coding sequence ATGTTAAAAAAAGATTCAATGATTATTGTTGGTGGAGGAATAGGGGGGCTTGCAGCGGCTTTAGCAGCTGCCGAGGCTGGTCAAAAAACAACAATACTTGAGCAAGCACCTGAATTTGGAGAAGTTGGTGCAGGAATTCAAATGGCTCCTAATGCAATGGCTGTTTTGGATCGCTTTGGTGTAAGTGAGGAAATTGCTAAAATTGCTGTTTTTCCAAAACGATTAGTATTAAAAGATGTGTATACAGCTGAAGAGTTAACAACGTTAGACTTAGGAGACGAATTTAAAGAAAGATACGGTTTCCCGTATATCGTTCTACATCGGTCAGATTTGCATCGTGTCCTACTAGAAGCTTGTGAGAAGAGTCCTTTAGTTGAACTTGTTACAAACCAACATATTGAAACAGTTGAAGAGACAGCAGATGGTGTCGTTGTTACGAATGCTAGCGGAGAACAAATGATTGGTAAGGCACTAATTGGCGCTGATGGACTTAAATCTAAAACACGTTCGCTCTTCGTAGATGATGAACCGATTTGCTCAGAATATGTTGCTTATCGTGGAACGATTCCAATTGCTGAAATTAGTGATGATGCTAATATGGATGACGTCATTATGTGGATTGGGCCAAATCTTCACGTTGTACAATACCCAGTTCGTCGTGGCGAGCTTTATAATCAAGTGGTTGTATTCAAGAGTTATAACTACAAAGAGGGTATCGCTGATAGTGAGTGGGGTACTCCTGAGGAGATGGATAAAGTATTTGAAGGAGCTCATCCAAAAGTGGAAAAAGCTTTGTCATATATTTCTCGTCAAATCCGTTGGCCAATGTACGATCGATTACCGATTCCTAACTGGACAAAAGGCAATATTACACTTCTGGGCGATGCTGCTCACCCAATGCTTCAATATTTGGCACAAGGTGGAGTTCAAGCACTAGAAGATGCATCTTATTTAGCTGACATGCTCAATGAACATGGTAACAACTATGAGAAGGCATTTAAAGCATTTGAACAAGAACGTCAACCACGTACAGCGAAGGTTCAAAGAACTGCGCGTACATGGGGAGAAATTATCCATGCTGAAGATGAAGTTTCGATTTTGCTTCGTAACACAATCTTTAAACAACGTGAAGCAAACGATTTCAGTTACACGGATTGGTTATATGGCCAAAAGTACGGTCAAGGCACGAAAAAAAAAGTAACTAATTAA
- a CDS encoding GntR family transcriptional regulator, which yields MNYNYQTPRYLIVIDQIKSKIRSGELECGKRLPSETDFAKELQVSRNTLREALRILEEENIIIRKHGVGTFVNSRPVFSGGIEELFSITEMIEHEGKKPGTELMFSGLVEPHSDDIEELNLSNHEQVLLVKRVRTADETPLVYCIDKIPGNLLKADYKFAEESMLHSLQEEAGVTISYAKAAIRTIGYHDEISEILNCDKNTPLLILRQVHYDMNDKPVLYSLNFFKSDQISFNVFRKRSFKEFSS from the coding sequence ATGAATTATAATTATCAAACGCCACGTTATTTAATTGTTATTGATCAAATAAAGAGTAAAATTAGAAGCGGAGAACTTGAGTGTGGGAAGAGGTTACCATCAGAAACCGATTTTGCAAAAGAATTACAGGTTTCTAGAAATACATTAAGAGAAGCGCTCAGGATATTAGAAGAAGAAAATATTATAATCCGTAAGCATGGGGTAGGAACCTTCGTAAATAGTAGGCCTGTTTTTTCTGGAGGAATTGAAGAACTATTTAGCATTACGGAAATGATTGAGCATGAAGGTAAAAAGCCTGGAACTGAATTAATGTTTTCTGGACTTGTTGAGCCACATAGCGATGATATTGAAGAATTAAACCTATCAAATCATGAACAAGTACTTCTTGTGAAACGGGTTCGTACGGCTGATGAGACTCCTTTAGTTTATTGTATTGATAAGATTCCAGGTAATCTGTTAAAAGCCGATTATAAGTTTGCTGAAGAATCTATGCTTCACTCTCTTCAAGAGGAAGCAGGGGTCACAATTAGTTATGCAAAAGCAGCTATTAGGACAATTGGCTATCACGATGAAATTTCAGAAATATTAAATTGTGATAAAAATACACCTTTATTAATATTAAGGCAAGTACATTATGATATGAATGATAAACCAGTGCTTTATTCTTTAAATTTCTTCAAATCAGATCAAATTAGTTTTAATGTTTTTAGAAAGCGCTCTTTTAAAGAATTTTCTTCATAA